From Herpetosiphon gulosus, the proteins below share one genomic window:
- a CDS encoding VIT family protein, which yields MVTSHREQHRTQHIGWLRASVLGANDGIVSTASLVVGMAASNASHQSVVVAGIAGLVAGAMSMAAGEYVSVSSQADTERADIDRERMELAVDAHAERAELAAIYVRRGLDASLAEQVAEQLMMKDALAAHARDELGISETMRARPIQAAFASAAAFAVGAILPLMTAVLAAEPYLVVLVTGTSLVFLVLLGILAAYTGGSSIIVGAMRVVFWGALAMVLTAVVGAIFGTAV from the coding sequence ATGGTCACGTCACATCGAGAACAGCATCGAACCCAACATATCGGCTGGCTACGTGCATCAGTCTTAGGCGCAAATGATGGGATTGTCTCAACTGCCAGTCTGGTGGTTGGGATGGCCGCATCAAATGCATCCCATCAGTCGGTGGTCGTAGCCGGCATTGCTGGCTTGGTTGCAGGGGCAATGTCCATGGCCGCAGGCGAATATGTATCGGTCAGTTCCCAGGCAGATACGGAACGGGCGGACATTGACCGTGAGCGCATGGAACTCGCCGTGGATGCCCATGCCGAACGTGCGGAACTGGCAGCCATCTATGTTCGCCGTGGACTTGACGCATCCCTCGCTGAGCAAGTTGCCGAGCAATTGATGATGAAGGATGCGCTCGCGGCCCACGCCCGCGATGAACTTGGGATCTCTGAGACCATGCGTGCCCGTCCCATCCAAGCAGCGTTTGCGTCGGCGGCTGCCTTTGCCGTTGGCGCAATACTCCCGCTGATGACCGCCGTGCTTGCGGCTGAACCCTATCTCGTTGTTTTGGTGACGGGAACCTCACTCGTATTCCTCGTGCTGCTGGGGATCTTAGCTGCCTATACCGGTGGTTCGTCCATCATCGTCGGTGCCATGCGGGTAGTTTTTTGGGGGGCGCTTGCGATGGTA